The following proteins are co-located in the Candida dubliniensis CD36 chromosome 3, complete sequence genome:
- a CDS encoding zinc cluster transcription factor, putative (Similar to S. cerevisiae CAT8): MSKKNRKADEKTVSSNFKLISTSTGVRVSQACDRCRIKKIKCDGQSPCRNCQKVSVECKTSDRLSRKSFPKGFTSFLEAKVKELEDENRELREKLGDNSSASNHNALSFEAVENKHSISTADTSNITTVNTTPTPSTIPTTTTTSNDKVLFQTNNQSVPINNPIDQIFNLDDKGIIIGNDNLNFESQFNHLLINLNLPFLKITNSHNYLLDDPDSYLYHPSYTKSNKFHNRDLDLIYNPLTGTNTETGLRNELPTDVYDLFIKLINNFKKIFKSKREMDNQIVLFFLHYNIFIPIFDYNEFMESYNAFHTMYPFIFTYDDSSINGFNLSNSNDYQIVNNYLMTIIQIYAMISINNPTLNLNLLLNHTDPHYSINRDKSIIKSLYDFLPYFNGFHISIGQLQTYLLFLYYSLLTNNKEKSLILSSLVNAFIGILGINLNSKNLFFNDLALKQQQRRNRVKIFWVFKILLKCFNLKFGFKPSLNTTVINPVTIDRYFQLTPEKLSSLLDDNDDLFNTLLKPSIEFLNLMNIIIPSSFSPNYYQYLKQDRKKKDKDKDKDKDKDKDKDKDRDYHHPHHHHQHHTTPHRLDLILNEDDGEGNDGNLNYNYHQFLIIDKNLSAWRQSLQNKKTQLTSLMELGLPNLINIVENDLYFDMNCDALSREGLINYYSTGLPDIHTASHLIKLQLNFHYILIRSTNYLNFIVDRELTFEYYKEISLLSMEVLQFFLLIFEHVSKAEEKINEPKVSSNSIVMESLGLDVDEDGFVINDFSVKRRKVDSHNKATNPLKKLVKEIPISPFNTMLNGLSLCIINLKKSIILQMLYLLICQMKFIKRPQGWEKMDETFDLLNRTVDLFIRLFINYKPGASKKIHEDKLFKKLVNDELKDDILRHHQYGSDDDEEEEDEDDYNGARKRSPAYYKSIDWDDEDLDEDLKYLKILKFVKYKSNDSLQKLHKKQKLDNYTNSNSNGNGNGNGIPQPTSVTHHHHLHLHSQPQTENATATETEIAAPQLPIQHPSSVSPPPPTSLSIPPAIMTDAVNLSNDSKSNLPLPQYYNPYQPIPPIFGNEDKDRGAAHDLMNLRRGSSQGKLYPPPSSQSPQY, from the coding sequence ATGTCAAAGAAGAATAGAAAAGCTGATGAGAAAACTGTTTCCTCCAATTTCAAACTAATAAGCACATCTACAGGAGTTCGTGTTTCACAAGCTTGTGATAGATGTcgaataaaaaaaatcaaatgtgACGGTCAATCACCTTGTCGTAACTGTCAAAAAGTTAGTGTTGAATGCAAAACCAGTGACCGATTATCGAGAAAGTCGTTCCCCAAGGGGTTCACCCTGTTTTTAGAAGCAAAAGTCAAAGAGTTGGAAGATGAAAACCGGGAATTGCGTGAAAAATTAGGTGACAACAGCAGTGCTTCCAACCACAATGCTCTTTCGTTTGAGGCAGTAGAAAATAAACATCTGATTAGTACTGCTGACACCAGTAATATAACAACAGTAAACACCACTCCAACACCATCTACAATTCCCACCACGACAACTACTAGTAATGATAAAGTTTTATTCCAAACAAACAACCAATCAGTCCCAATTAATAATcccattgatcaaattttcaatttggaCGATAAAGGTATAATTATAGGCAATGacaatttaaattttgaatcacaattcaatcatttattaatcaatttgaatttaccATTCTTGAAAATAACAAACAGTCACAACTATTTGCTAGATGACCCTGATAGTTATTTGTATCATCCTTCTTACACAAAAAGTAATAAGTTTCATAATCGAGACTTGgatttaatatataatcCATTAACTGGAACAAACACTGAAACAGGTTTACGAAACGAATTACCAACTGATGTTTATGATTTGTTCATtaaattgatcaacaatttcaagaaaatattcaaatccAAAAGAGAAATGGataatcaaattgtatTGTTCTTTTTGCACTATAACATTTTTAttccaatttttgattataatgaatttatgGAATCTTATAATGCCTTCCATACCATGTATCCGTTTATTTTTACCTACGACGATTCCTCGATCAACGGTTTTAATTTATccaattcaaatgattatcaaattgtcaataattatttgatgacCATTATTCAAATCTATGCCATGATCCTGATCAACAATCCAACTCTAAATTTAAACTTGCTATTAAATCATACAGACCCTCATTATTCAATCAACCGAGacaaatcaataatcaaGTCACTTTATGATTTCTTACCTTATTTTAATGGATTCCACATTTCAATTGGTCAATTACAAAcatatttgttatttttgtaTTACTCATTGTTAACTAATAACAAGGAAAAATCTTTgattctttcttctttggttAATGCTTTCATTGGCATTTTGGGAATCAATCTTAATTCtaagaatttatttttcaatgatcTTGCATTGAAACAGCAACAACGAAGAAATAGagtcaaaatattttgggtTTTCAAGATCTTATTGAAATGcttcaatttgaaatttggcTTCAAACCAAGTTTAAATACGACCGTTATTAATCCTGTGACCATTGATCGGTATTTCCAATTAACACCAGAAAAATTGTCTTCTTTATTAGATgacaatgatgatttattcaATACTCTATTAAAACCAAGTATTGAATTTCTtaatttgatgaatataATCATTCCGTCATCGTTTTCACCaaattattaccaatatCTCAAACAAGAtaggaagaagaaagataAAGACAAAGACAAGGATAAAGACAAAGACAAAGACAAAGACAAAGACAGAGACTATCATCATCcccatcaccaccaccaacatcACACTACTCCTCATAGGTTagatttaatattaaatgaaGATGACGGTGAAGGTAATGACggtaatttaaattataattatcaccaatttctaatcattgataaaaatCTATCAGCTTGGCGACAATCATTACAGAATAAAAAGACTCAATTGACACTGTTGATGGAATTGGGTTTACCAAACCTAATAAACATTGTCGAGAATGACCTTTACTTTGATATGAATTGTGATGCATTGTCACGAGAAGgattgattaattattatctgACTGGGCTACCTGATATCCATACAGCATCGCATCTTATTAAGTTGCAATTGAATTTCCATTATATATTGATTAGGTCAACTAATTACTTgaattttattgttgatcGAGAATTAAcatttgaatattataaagaaatttctttattatcaatggAAGTGTTGCAATTTTTCTTGCTAATTTTTGAGCATGTAAGTAAAGcggaagaaaaaattaacGAGCCAAAAGTCTCATCCAATTCTATCGTCATGGAAAGTTTAGGTTtagatgttgatgaagatggaTTTGTTATTAATGACTTTTCAGTGAAACGAAGGAAAGTTGATTCTCACAACAAGGCTACTAATcctttgaagaaattggtCAAAGAGATCCCTATATCACCATTTAATACTATGTTAAATGGATTATCATTGTGCATCataaatttgaagaaatccATAATATTGCAAATGTTGTATTTGTTAATTTGTCAAATGAAGTTTATTAAGCGGCCACAGGGATGGGAAAAAATGGATGAGACgtttgatttattgaataGGACGGTTGATTTGTTCATTAGActttttataaattataagCCAGGAGcatcaaagaaaattcaTGAAGACAAGTTGTTTAAGAAGTTGGTCAATGATGAGTTGAAAGACGACATTTTacgtcatcatcaatatggatctgatgatgatgaagaagaagaagacgaagaTGATTATAATGGTGCTAGGAAGCGACTGCCAGCATATTACAAATCGATCGATTGGGATGACGAAGATTTGGATGAAGATCTCAAATATctaaaaattttgaaatttgtaAAGTATAAATCTAATGACAGTTTACAAAAACTACacaaaaagcaaaaacTCGACAACTATACTAATAGTAATAGcaatggtaatggtaatggtaaCGGGATTCCTCAACCAACTTCTGTTacccatcatcatcaccttcatcttcattccCAGCCTCAAACTGAAAATGCAACTGCAACTGAAACTGAAATTGCGGCACCACAACTACCAATTCAACATCCTTCATCTGTGTCTCCACCGCCTCCAACATCACTACTGATACCACCAGCTATAATGACAGATGCAGTAAATTTGTCAAATGACTCCAAAAGTAATTTACCATTACCGCAATATTATAACCCATATCAACCAATACCACCAATTTTTGGCAATGAGGATAAAGATCGTGGTGCAGCGCATGATTTGATGAATCTCAGACGTGGATCTTCACAAGGTAAATTGTATCCACCACCTTCGTCTCAAAGTCCTCAATACTGA
- a CDS encoding peroxisomal biogenesis factor, putative (Similar to Candida albicans PEX8) has protein sequence MSNLYQSLGPQGRALLLQNGPGIPGGTPDTNLSPQELDFLVNELRNPKPDTTTNKVLGYLYNYIPYIRHEHNLRLVIASFLNCPVCFGGDSDFEDNYLIVEVFKLIIDKKLKISMPVISIKEFYTLILKELQNFQRYNPIMNSWKILPIITGILLSNGLRDQLYTEVNFIEYKWFFANLDKEIYQLFNNALPYSLSQSLDNNINYLSLMSLALVFKNSQRHYKNSSDTVVHTKNISSVFMIQKLTEMIFLDRNVSMLVYRKFFQLNPHNENSESIISNEIMSKPVVKHLNKISFLLEHYFSTLDFTQLNDQAISESLIIMTNFNKQLNHETNDHSVFNNFNNTPESGTNNNPLVQNFRFIMKNLLFSQIIIFQGVLSRFLTANSRLLTNKTFFWFSQRNYYGNRVDNNKNIEYQYRDISLQIMTNLYYINFILLSIGQGGFDNYNFVYYLTIELALTTGIRFEKLTLYLMSNYQEVNMYPDVLNSNYIDTSKILFVLGVWENYFQQLNRLSHQRSQDIFNKEIYNIVINLVDAKKYTNNDLLEASHSVLLFYFANNSKVNLNDVMRYIELVLEQFPQRISATQLSIAIETIGKKILSNPITYNDREKTVFINSAEKFFIFLLNKYSRIEPGVPIKVKSITLVASTEESNVSFTSAQPVNEIEAHATLNTLEQEGKLANDIIDENKAKAPSKKVIKKYLPDLVGKANSDNHPFEFFDNRLTPETAREATIVSLINLVPYFPLSVFISWLNQVWDLIVRSDSKEQQFLFNMLWKVISESLDINRGDLAIRWWYEEKQFTDKHQKFAGKF, from the coding sequence ATGTCCAACTTATATCAAAGCTTGGGTCCTCAAGGTAGAGCATTATTGTTGCAGAATGGCCCTGGAATACCTGGGGGCACTCCTGATACCAATCTATCACCACAAGAACTAGATTTTCttgttaatgaattaaGAAACCCTAAACCAGATACTACAACCAATAAGGTATTGggatatttatataattacATTCCTTATATTAGACACGAACATAATTTACGACTTGTTATTGCAAGTTTTTTAAATTGCCCTGTTTGTTTTGGTGGTGATTCTGACTTTGAagataattatttaattgtaGAAGTTTTCAAGTTAATCATcgataaaaaattaaagatttcAATGCCAGTAATATCAATCAAAGAATTTTACACCCTcatattgaaagaattacaaaattttCAACGTTACAATCCGATAATGAATAGTTGGAAAATTTTACCCATAATCACCggaatattattatctaatGGATTGCGTGATCAATTGTATACTGAAGtcaattttattgaatataaatggttttttgcaaatttggataaagaaatctatcaattgtttaataatgCATTACCTTATAGCTTATCTCAAAgtcttgataataatatcaattatttaagTTTGATGAGTTTAGCCTTGGTATTTAAGAATAGTCAAAGGCATTACAAGAATTCCAGCGATACTGTTGTTCACACCAAGAACATCAGTAGCGTATTTATGATACAGAAGTTGACTGAAATGATATTTCTTGATCGTAATGTATCGATGTTGGTGTATCgaaaatttttccaattgaatCCTCATAACGAAAATAGCGAATCAATTATACTGAATGAAATTATGAGTAAACCAGTGGTTAAacatttgaataaaatttcatttttactTGAGcattatttttcaacattagATTTTACTCAATTAAATGACCAAGCTATTAGCGAAAGTTTGATTATAATGaccaatttcaacaaacaattgaatcatgAAACTAACGATCATTcagttttcaataattttaataatacaCCTGAATCAggaacaaataataatccattGGTACAGAATTTTCGGTTtattatgaaaaatttattgttttcgcaaataattatatttcaaGGTGTTTTAAGTCGATTTTTAACTGCTAATAGTAGACTATTGACCaataaaacttttttttggttttctcAAAGGAATTATTATGGTAATCGAGTAGacaataataagaatattGAATATCAATATAGGGATATTTCATTACAAATTATGACCAATTTGTattatattaattttattttattatctaTTGGACAGGGTggatttgataattataattttgtttattatttaaccATCGAATTGGCACTTACCACGGGGAtcagatttgaaaaattaacattatatttaatgaGTAATTATCAAGAAGTCAATATGTATCCCGATGtgttaaattcaaattatatcGACACTtctaaaatattatttgtgTTGGGAGTATGGGAAAActattttcaacaattgaatcGTCTTTCTCATCAACGGTCACaagatatttttaataaagaGATTTACAATATTGTGATTAATTTGGTTGACGCTAAAAAGTatactaataatgatttattggaAGCTAGTCATTCGGTATTGctattttattttgccAATAACAGTAAAGtcaatttaaatgatgTTATGCGATATATTGAGTTGGTGCTTGAACAATTCCCGCAAAGAATATCAGCAACCCAATTGAGTATTGCTATTGAGACTATTGGTAAGAAAATTTTATCTAACCCCATTACTTATAACGATAGAGAGAAAACtgttttcattaattcggcagagaaattttttatatttttattaaacaaatattcTAGAATTGAACCAGGGGTTCCAATTAAAGTCAAATCAATTACTTTGGTGGCATCCACAGAGGAGAGCAATGTGTCATTTACATCAGCTCAACCAGTCAATGAGATTGAAGCACATGCTACTTTGAATACATTAGAACAAGAGGGGAAATTGGCCaatgatattattgatgagaATAAAGCCAAAGCGCCATCAAAGAAAGTTATTAAAAAGTATTTACCTGATCTTGTTGGGAAGGCCAATTCTGACAATCATCCATTTGAGTTTTTTGATAATCGATTAACACCAGAAACAGCAAGAGAAGCAACTATAGTTTCATTGATTAATTTGGTTCCATACTTTCCATTGTCAGTATTTATTCTGTGGTTAAACCAGGTTTGGGATTTGATTGTTCGAAGCGATTCAAAAGAACAACAgtttttattcaatatgTTATGGAAAGTTATTAGTGAAAGTTTAGATATAAATCGAGGAGATTTAGCAATTAGATGGTGGTATGAGGAGAAACAATTCACCGATAAACATCAAAAGTTTGCTGGTAAgttttga
- a CDS encoding conserved hypothetical protein (spliced gene), with amino-acid sequence MFCIVEIIVIILSIYKSGTNSWYHYPQRTDLSITFVYNGVQADQIDVTVHWKGSNLDNFNLFNTNKCKTTVLCRQPCIGVKQVNDNGIIFKRFQISLINEVTNNFDMCCTMFKLFNFQIKIKDNINEIKNKKSYDNIQVSNPQTVPPIQTTSDSQIYSLMQSQPCVSQVPVQITSQNMASCFSSFQTQPSQPHVQIIEPSVYPLYTQSGHFIQQGNIPETTNNIVSTDLKINATTQTLPEKSQSVFLDDINELKKITNSSLRSAIRTSLKSKDFLALIDRLDKIITDI; translated from the exons ATGTTCTGTATAGTGGAAATTATCGTTATAATCCTATCAA TTTATAAATCAGGCACGAACTCATGGTATCATTACCCACAAAGGACTGATTTATCTATAACATTTGTCTATAATGGTGTTCAAGCTGATCAAATTGATGTTACTGTTCATTGGAAAGGTTCGAATTTG GATAATTTTAATCTTTTCAATACCAATAAATGTAAAACAACAGTGTTGTGCAGACAACCTTGCATTGGTGTTAAGCAAGTCAATGACAATggaattattttcaaacGATTCCAAATCAGTTTGATCAATGAAGTAACAAACAATTTTGACATGTGTTGTACTATGTTTAAACtatttaattttcaaatcaagaTCAAGGATAATATCAATGAAatcaagaataaaaaaagttaTGATAACATTCAAGTAAGTAATCCACAAACCGTACCACCAATCCAAACTACTTCTGATTCTCAAATATACTCATTGATGCAATCACAGCCTTGTGTATCCCAAGTACCAGTTCAGATTACATCACAGAATATGGCTTCGTGTTTTTCATCTTTTCAAACACAACCACTGCAACCACATGTACAAATTATAGAACCACTGGTTTACCCATTATATACTCAATCTGGTCATTTTATTCAACAAGGCAATATTCCTGAAACGACTAACAACATTGTATCTactgatttgaaaataaatgcAACTACACAAACACTACCAGAAAAATCACAATCCGTTTTCCTTGATGatataaatgaattgaaaaaaattactaattcttctttacGATCAGCTATCAGAACTCTGCTAAAACTGAAAGATTTTTTAGCTTTGATAGATCGATTAGATAAAATAATTACtgatatttga
- a CDS encoding coproporphyrinogen III oxidase, putative (Similar to S. cerevisiae HEM13;~In S. cerevisiae: an oxygen requiring enzyme that catalyzes the sixth step in the heme biosynthetic pathway; localizes to the mitochondrial inner membrane; transcription is repressed by oxygen and heme), with product MVTAEQIHDKSFPIRERMEALVRLKQQQITDAIAELDTVKFHTDTWLKGDNGGGGQSMVLQNGTTFEKGGVNISIVHGKLPPQAVERMRADHSNLKGSSKDGSVNFFACGLSLVIHPINPHAPTTHANYRYFETSDPETNETQTWWFGGGADLTPSYLYEEDAKWFHQQHKDALDKFDPELYPKYKKWCDEYFFIKHRGESRGIGGIFFDDFDSKPADEILKIVESCFDAFIPAYAPIVAKRKDTPYTPEQRNWQQIRRGRYVEFNLVLDRGTQFGLQTPGSRVESILMSLPATASWVYDHHPEPGSEEDKLLQVLKNPIEWV from the coding sequence ATGGTCACCGCTGAACAAATTCATGATAAGTCTTTCCCAATTAGAGAAAGAATGGAAGCACTTGTCCgtttgaaacaacaacaaatcacCGATGCTATTGCCGAGTTAGATACTGTTAAATTTCACACCGATACCTGGTTAAAAGGTGACAACGGTGGTGGTGGTCAATCAATGGTATTACAGAATGGTACTACATTTGAAAAAGGTGGAGTAAATATCTCTATTGTTCACGGGAAATTACCACCGCAGGCAGTTGAAAGAATGAGAGCTGATCATTCCAATTTGAAGGGATCATCCAAAGATGGTAGTGTCAACTTTTTCGCCTGTGGATTATCCTTGGTTATTCATCCAATCAACCCTCATGCTCCTACTACTCATGCCAATTATAGATATTTTGAAACCAGTGATCCTGAAACTAATGAAACTCAAACATGGTggtttggtggtggtgccGATTTAACTCCATCTTATTTGTACGAAGAGGACGCCAAATGGTTccatcaacaacataaaGATGCGTTGGATAAGTTCGATCCAGAATTGTACcctaaatataaaaaatggTGTGATGaatatttctttatcaaaCATCGTGGTGAATCTAGAGGTATTGGTGGGATcttttttgatgatttcGATAGTAAGCCTGCtgatgaaattttgaaaattgttgaatcgTGTTTTGATGCATTTATCCCGGCCTATGCCCCAATTGTTGCCAAAAGAAAAGACACACCTTACACCCCAGAACAGAGAAACTGGCAGCAAATTAGAAGAGGAAGATACGTTGAGTTTAATTTGGTCTTGGACCGTGGTACTCAATTTGGGTTACAAACTCCAGGGTCTCGAGTTGAAAGTATTTTAATGTCATTACCTGCAACTGCAAGCTGGGTGTACGATCATCATCCTGAACCAGGATCCGAGGAAGACAAATTGTTGCAAGTTTTAAAGAATCCTATTGAATGGGTTTGA